The following coding sequences are from one Sardina pilchardus chromosome 16, fSarPil1.1, whole genome shotgun sequence window:
- the LOC134060517 gene encoding tripartite motif-containing protein 5-like has translation MSGMTDENDINDELSVMETDALDDCDMTEMGPLERNIEDNQHNIENQELNDDQDSPNSEQGKAKPLCVYEDHVIDFWKDHFQMVTLTEIMRQKDDVPFAELLNRIRVKRKDEPLTEADRSLLSQAICQAENCPKDVLHVFATNKEVNKHNADTISGLFSELVNVEAHDYRKDPQTGRMERQKAPFEGRKGDLPDRLQITEGARVMLIRNIDVEDGLVNGSFGKIGKIVYQVQNGKTDVKMIGIELDDPNAGQRHRNKVPGRSDNLVYIERMEERLSKKVDVTLDPDTAQAYLILSAAGKQVRHGNTKHNVSDNPKRFSPIVCVLGKQGFSAGKFYYEVQVKGKTGWSLGVARESITRRGKITLYPENGYWTIWLRNGTYAALVGTPVPLSLKEKPQRVGVFVDYEAGLVSFYDADCWYHLYSYANVKFTEKLYPFFSPGLNDGGNNSSPLIISSVHICPIK, from the exons ATGAGTGGCATGACAGATGAGAATGACATCAATGATGAGCTCAGTGTGATGGAAACAGATGCATTGGACGACTGTGACATGACTGAAATGGGACCTTTGGAGAGAAATATTGAAGACAATCAGCACAATATTGAAAACCAGGAGTTAAACGATGACCAAGATTCACCCAACAGTGAGCAGG GTAAAGCTAAACCACTCTGCGTATACGAGGATCATGTTATTGATTTCTGGAAGGATCACTTCCAAATGGTCACTCTCACAGAAATAATGCGCCAAAAAGATGATGTGCCATTTGCTGAGCTGCTGAACAGAATCAGAGTGAAACGCAAGGATGAGCCATTGACTGAAGCAGACAGATCTCTACTTTCCCAGGCCATATGTCAAGCTGAGAATTGTCCCAAAGACGTCCTACATGTTTTTGCTACAAACAAAGAAGTGAATAAACACAATGCAGACACCATCTCTGGTCTATTCTCAGAATTGGTCAATGTTGAAGCCCATGACTACAGAAAAGATCCTCAAACTGGCCGTATGGAGAGGCAGAAAGCACCCTTTGAAGGACGTAAAGGAGATCTACCTGATAGACTGCAAATTACTGAGGGTGCCCGAGTGATGCTCATCAGAAACATAGATGTAGAAGATGGACTCGTGAATGGCTCATTTGGAAAGATTGGCAAAATCGTTTACCAGGTCCAAAATGGCAAAACAGATGTGAAGATGATAGGCATTGAACTAGATGATCCAAACGCAGGCCAGAGACATCGCAACAAAGTCCCGGGCAGATCAGACAACCTGGTGTATATTGAAAGAATGGAGGAACGTCTGAGCAAAAAAG TGGATGTGACTCTGGATCCTGATACAGCACAGGCCTATCTCATCCTGTCTGCTGCTGGGAAACAAGTGAGACATGGCAACACAAAACATAATGTCTCTGACAACCCCAAAAGGTTCAGTCCTATTGTATGTGTCTTGGGAAAACAGGGGTTTTCTGCTGGCAAATTCTACTATGAGGTTCAGGTCAAGGGGAAGACTGGGTGGAGCTTAGGGGTGGCCAGAGAGTCCATTACCAGGAGGGGGAAAATAACTCTGTACCCTGAGAATGGATACTGGACGATATGGCTGCGTAATGGGACTTATGCAGCACTAGTTGGTACCCCAGTTCCCCTCTCCCTGAAAGAGAAGCcccagagggtgggggtgtttgtggATTATGAGGCAGGTCTGGTCTCCTTTTATGATGCAGACTGTTGGTATCATCTCTACTCTTATGCTAATGTTAAGTTCACTGAGAAACTttacccattcttctctcctGGTCTTAATGATGGAGGTAataactcctctcctcttatcatCTCCTCAGTTCATATCTGCCCTATCAAGTAA